In Deltaproteobacteria bacterium, the following proteins share a genomic window:
- a CDS encoding sigma 54-interacting transcriptional regulator: MNSILVVDDEKILRFTFQEFLEEGGYAVVTAGNYREALEKLKEKSFDLIITDIILGGKTGLDLLEKIREMELTCPVIVLTGYPDIETATEAVRLGAFNYLSKPVDQEMLLNAVRIAIKYKDSKEKEESYKSNLEAIYKSVNEGIITVDTDFKIIELNKAAESICGLTRKDIGKKYNTLARPCGSGCTEILKRAVTIKKPGEVHRIECHRSDRQNQLVTITTSPLIYEKGDYAGAVMVISDETRLAELERDLKARKSFKNMIGESQKMQALYDLIENISKVDSTVLIIGESGTGKELVAQALHYGNPLRNGKPLIFINCAAIPENLIESELFGHEKGAFTGAISLQKGKFELASGGTLVLDEIGDMPLTLQAKLLRVLEQSEIQRVGGKEIIPINTRVIASTNRDLRKKVKEGMFREDLYYRLRVIELTMPPLRERMTDINLLARHFIEQFSKKFKKTIKGVSSEVLKAFMDYRWPGNVRELEHILEHAAILCNAPVITIDDLPRQFLSDSRSEEAAPPSREDKEDDRIRHALKKTKWNKTETAKMLNMDRSTLYRKMQKYNIT; the protein is encoded by the coding sequence ATGAATTCCATTCTTGTTGTCGATGATGAAAAAATACTCCGCTTTACCTTCCAGGAGTTCCTTGAAGAGGGAGGATATGCTGTTGTAACGGCCGGTAACTATAGGGAGGCCCTCGAAAAACTTAAAGAAAAGTCTTTTGATCTCATCATTACCGACATCATACTGGGCGGGAAAACTGGCCTTGATCTGCTGGAAAAAATCAGGGAAATGGAACTCACCTGTCCCGTAATCGTGCTGACCGGTTATCCTGATATTGAAACGGCCACAGAAGCGGTGAGATTAGGCGCATTTAACTATCTTTCCAAGCCTGTCGACCAGGAAATGCTTTTAAATGCCGTCCGTATCGCCATCAAGTACAAGGATTCAAAGGAAAAGGAAGAGAGTTATAAATCAAACCTGGAGGCCATCTATAAAAGCGTTAATGAAGGAATCATCACGGTAGATACGGATTTTAAGATCATTGAACTCAACAAGGCAGCCGAATCCATTTGCGGGCTTACGCGCAAGGACATTGGAAAAAAATACAATACCCTTGCCCGCCCCTGCGGCAGCGGCTGCACAGAAATTCTGAAAAGGGCCGTCACGATAAAAAAACCGGGAGAAGTTCACCGAATTGAATGCCACCGCAGTGACAGACAAAACCAGCTCGTCACAATAACCACGTCACCCCTCATTTATGAAAAGGGGGACTATGCAGGTGCTGTAATGGTCATCTCTGACGAGACACGGCTTGCCGAACTGGAGCGTGATCTGAAGGCAAGAAAAAGCTTTAAAAATATGATCGGTGAAAGTCAGAAAATGCAGGCCCTCTATGATCTCATTGAGAACATCTCAAAAGTCGATTCAACGGTCCTTATCATCGGTGAAAGCGGAACAGGCAAGGAACTCGTTGCCCAGGCCCTCCACTACGGCAATCCTCTCAGAAACGGCAAACCGCTTATATTCATTAATTGTGCCGCTATCCCGGAGAACCTCATAGAAAGCGAGCTTTTCGGCCATGAAAAAGGGGCCTTTACCGGCGCCATTTCGCTCCAGAAAGGAAAGTTCGAGCTTGCCTCAGGGGGAACCCTCGTTTTGGATGAAATCGGCGATATGCCCCTTACGCTCCAGGCAAAACTGCTAAGGGTACTGGAGCAATCGGAAATACAGCGGGTAGGCGGCAAAGAAATTATCCCCATAAATACGAGAGTCATTGCATCAACCAATAGAGATCTTCGCAAGAAAGTTAAAGAAGGAATGTTCAGGGAAGATCTCTACTACCGCCTCAGAGTTATTGAATTAACCATGCCCCCCTTGCGAGAGAGAATGACCGATATCAATCTCCTTGCCAGGCATTTTATTGAACAATTCAGCAAAAAATTTAAAAAAACGATAAAAGGCGTTTCATCGGAAGTACTTAAGGCCTTTATGGATTACCGTTGGCCGGGAAACGTGAGAGAACTTGAACATATCCTGGAACATGCCGCCATTCTTTGCAATGCCCCCGTAATAACCATTGATGACCTCCCGCGCCAGTTTCTTTCCGACAGCCGCAGTGAAGAAGCTGCCCCTCCTTCCCGGGAGGACAAGGAAGACGACCGCATACGGCATGCCCTGAAAAAAACAAAATGGAACAAAACAGAAACGGCAAAAATGTTAAATATGGACAGAAGCACACTTTACCGTAAAATGCAGAAGTATAACATCACTTAA
- a CDS encoding response regulator: MAILIVDDSASIREITGDILASAGYSDILTAASGEEAMEILAANKENRIDLILMDMVMPGMGGIEACRMLKESKEHHYIPVIMVTAINDMNRLKLAFDAGVNDYIHKPVNNIELLSRVRAALGLKSEIDKRQKHESELLDLTGELKETNEKLRYFEKAIDNMQMGLTIADPDGKIMYCNPAEAKMHRYSPEELIGKDARIFAPKKLWKPMERKKLKEIGSFRRETTNLRKDGTTFPVQLLSDIVLNDDNEPIAIVTTCDDITERTEAKEALKKAHGELEERVRERTKALSDANILLKDEISERRKVEESLRVSENELRSLFQQFNALLEAIPDSLILFGPDLHILWSNHGAIKIFGLKKKEEPGKPFAIINRIYEDLDEWPVKKCFESGHEESDEISMDDGKMLHIRAFPVIDEKGRVNNVLQFLIDVTKTANLQAEAMKAGHLASIGELSAGVAHEINNPVNGIINCAQLIEKKCEGAEKIEELASMIIKEGKRVAKIVKALLSFARHRGDKLEAMSLEAVLRESLALTEAHLRKDGITLHIDFPEDLPLLTANDQQIEQVFLNLINNARYALNKKYPHDDKKKVLKIKAKTFKRDKNLYVRTVFHDSGPGIEKKVLNKVINPFFTTKPPREGTGLGLSISHGIIIDHGGNLSIDSREGQYTKIIIELPARKEER; this comes from the coding sequence ATGGCAATACTAATCGTTGACGATTCAGCAAGTATCAGGGAAATAACGGGAGATATCCTTGCTTCCGCCGGGTACAGCGACATATTAACTGCCGCTTCCGGTGAAGAAGCAATGGAAATACTTGCCGCAAATAAAGAAAACAGGATAGACCTCATCCTCATGGACATGGTCATGCCCGGGATGGGAGGCATTGAAGCATGCCGCATGCTCAAGGAAAGTAAAGAGCACCACTATATTCCCGTCATCATGGTTACCGCCATTAATGATATGAACAGGCTCAAACTTGCCTTTGATGCAGGCGTCAACGACTATATTCATAAGCCTGTCAATAATATTGAGTTGCTCTCCAGGGTCAGGGCCGCCCTGGGCCTTAAATCGGAAATTGACAAGAGGCAAAAACATGAGAGTGAACTGCTGGACCTTACCGGTGAACTTAAAGAAACAAACGAGAAACTGAGATACTTCGAAAAAGCCATCGACAATATGCAGATGGGACTGACCATCGCTGATCCCGATGGAAAAATCATGTACTGCAATCCTGCCGAAGCAAAAATGCATCGATACAGCCCGGAAGAACTCATCGGAAAGGACGCCAGGATTTTTGCGCCGAAAAAACTCTGGAAACCGATGGAAAGAAAAAAACTTAAAGAAATCGGAAGTTTCAGGAGAGAAACGACGAACCTGAGAAAAGACGGCACCACCTTTCCTGTTCAACTGCTATCGGATATTGTGCTTAACGACGACAATGAGCCCATTGCCATTGTAACGACCTGTGACGATATTACGGAAAGAACGGAAGCGAAAGAAGCCCTTAAAAAAGCCCATGGCGAACTTGAAGAGAGAGTCAGGGAAAGGACAAAAGCGCTTTCCGACGCCAACATCCTGCTGAAAGACGAGATCAGCGAGCGCAGAAAAGTGGAAGAATCGCTCAGGGTAAGTGAAAATGAATTACGCAGCCTCTTCCAGCAATTCAATGCCCTTCTTGAAGCCATACCCGATTCTCTCATCCTTTTCGGCCCCGACCTTCATATCCTCTGGTCCAATCATGGCGCGATAAAAATATTCGGTTTAAAGAAAAAGGAAGAGCCGGGCAAGCCCTTTGCTATTATAAACAGGATTTATGAGGACCTGGATGAATGGCCCGTAAAAAAATGCTTTGAAAGCGGTCACGAAGAAAGTGACGAAATTTCCATGGACGATGGAAAGATGCTTCATATCCGTGCCTTTCCCGTAATTGATGAAAAAGGACGGGTAAACAACGTGCTTCAATTTTTAATCGACGTTACCAAAACAGCTAACCTCCAGGCAGAAGCAATGAAAGCAGGCCACCTGGCATCAATAGGGGAACTTTCCGCCGGCGTTGCCCATGAAATAAACAATCCCGTCAACGGCATTATCAACTGCGCCCAGCTCATTGAAAAAAAATGTGAAGGAGCAGAAAAAATAGAAGAACTGGCATCAATGATAATAAAGGAAGGAAAACGGGTGGCCAAGATCGTAAAGGCCCTGCTTTCCTTCGCCAGGCACAGGGGAGACAAACTGGAAGCCATGAGTCTTGAAGCCGTTTTGCGCGAATCACTTGCACTGACCGAGGCCCACCTTAGAAAGGACGGCATTACACTCCATATTGATTTTCCCGAAGACCTGCCACTGCTCACAGCCAATGATCAGCAAATAGAACAGGTCTTCCTCAACCTTATTAATAATGCAAGGTACGCCCTCAATAAAAAGTATCCCCATGACGATAAGAAGAAAGTCCTGAAAATCAAGGCAAAGACCTTTAAGCGGGATAAAAATCTCTACGTGAGAACAGTCTTTCATGACAGTGGCCCGGGTATAGAAAAAAAGGTCCTTAACAAGGTCATCAACCCCTTCTTTACAACCAAGCCCCCCCGGGAGGGAACGGGCCTTGGCCTCAGCATCAGTCACGGTATTATCATTGACCACGGTGGGAACCTTTCTATTGACAGCAGGGAAGGCCAATATACAAAAATCATTATTGAACTTCCTGCAAGAAAAGAGGAACGATGA
- a CDS encoding DUF6364 family protein, translating to MNKKLTLKLDDDVIEKARVYAGTRHKSLSQLVENYFRVITGESGEKVEITPIVKDLSGVIKLEEDEDIKDDYAQYLIEKYRL from the coding sequence ATAAACAAAAAACTAACACTCAAGCTCGATGATGATGTCATTGAAAAAGCCAGAGTTTATGCCGGGACAAGGCACAAAAGTCTCTCTCAACTCGTGGAGAACTACTTCAGGGTGATTACCGGAGAAAGTGGGGAAAAAGTGGAAATAACACCTATTGTGAAGGATTTGTCCGGAGTAATCAAGCTTGAGGAAGATGAAGACATAAAAGATGACTATGCCCAATATCTAATTGAGAAGTATCGACTCTGA
- a CDS encoding DUF11 domain-containing protein encodes MMAPFKKSILPLLLAPLFSLMPAMALAWPNDADWIAIYRGVDPVDDTLNDAAGSRDIVGDTTTPYPAAYISNDGTYINFRIRLDDDPLNNPRTALDPFGWGFIIDTDQNADDYEWMVMVDGISEEIYLAENTLKTGTGDPSDKAEVIATPTWPEAAVLNSNYRVVTADSTFNGDTDYFLDFRLNYTDFKAATGITDSTPVRYFMGSSNSAQTLASDLVAASDLYAGLSETVLPTGPQPTTGSAKFAADLAGTGDVTEIYPGDTIYIRVDDADRNSMASEAETITVTISAPSGDSETVTVTETGINTGIFTGSIVSSGAAPTVSDGTLQVEAIETATATYTDAVDAALNENQSRTDTLTVLPSADLELTKTVSNLTPNEGDPISYRLSLINTGPSNSSGVQVYDPLPAGVTYDSYSGDGTYNFSTGIWTVPPTLSGYSSILSINATVDSGTAYSTITNFTNITTAGQLDPISANNSDSASITVAGADLNLTKSVDNATPNTGDTVIFTITVTNEGLNNSSNIEVTDLLPAGLSFVSYSSSTAYNSGTGLWNVGDLTVGASSTLKLAATVTAGSGSLISNTAHITATDQADPHAADNSASISISVGGTDVAVTKTINNATPNEGEGIFYTLTVTNNGNNDATGLAVTDSLPAGVTYLSDSGGGSYNSGSGLWTIGNLANGANTFLNISATIDSGTAGTSISNTASLSAIDQLDPVSGNDSSAASLTVQKADLAITKAVDNSGPNEGDTINYTVTVNNNGPNEATGIEVTDNLPAGVTYVSYSSTQGTYNSGTGLWNITSIANPGTAVLTLTATVDTGTALTSITNTASLSAADQVDPVSSNNTATASISVGGVDLEISKSVNNPVPGEGDAITYTVTIVNNGPNDADGIVIKDMEPAGVSFGTVTVSQGSWNGGQSKWTAGTLVNGASATMTIAATVDAGTTGQTISNTARVTEVDQTDYALANNVSSIDIEVGGLDLAISKTVSNATPTIGDTVTYTITVSNNGPADATGIEVTDNLPSGVTFTSYSATQGSFNNVSGLWTVGGITAAAPNTASLYLRATIDSGTAGWSITNSAHLSAVDQNDSDNSNDSASDLLVVQAADLSIVKTADNSTPDEGDSISYTITVTNNGPHDTTGVEITDLLPAGVTYQSYSSTFGSYSSGPGLWNIGNLAKLSSAVLTIRASVDNGTGGSNITNTASITASGLADTSSANDSSSFVITPRAMPLITLAKLVAAISDPVNGGTNPKAIPGAVMEYTLSATNTGLGVADADTVIITDAIPADTEFYAWDMGGWPVIFSNGATASGLTYTFTSLGDGGDSIEFLDSDDNPMTPTAGFDAAVAKIKITFGGSFNASDGTNHPSFSLKFRVRIK; translated from the coding sequence ATGATGGCTCCTTTTAAAAAAAGTATTCTCCCTCTATTGCTCGCCCCATTATTCTCTCTTATGCCTGCTATGGCCCTGGCCTGGCCCAATGATGCAGACTGGATAGCCATTTACAGAGGGGTGGACCCCGTCGACGATACGCTTAACGATGCAGCAGGCTCGCGGGACATTGTAGGAGACACGACAACACCCTATCCTGCTGCCTATATATCTAACGACGGCACATACATCAATTTCCGCATCCGCCTCGACGATGACCCCCTCAACAATCCACGAACAGCACTGGACCCCTTTGGATGGGGTTTCATCATTGATACGGACCAGAATGCCGATGACTACGAATGGATGGTCATGGTTGATGGTATTTCCGAAGAAATCTACCTTGCCGAGAATACCCTTAAAACAGGCACAGGTGATCCCTCAGACAAAGCCGAAGTCATTGCTACACCCACCTGGCCGGAAGCAGCCGTACTGAACAGCAATTACAGGGTCGTAACAGCCGATTCCACATTTAACGGGGATACAGACTATTTTCTCGACTTTCGCCTTAATTATACAGATTTTAAAGCAGCTACAGGCATTACTGATTCAACACCGGTCAGATATTTTATGGGAAGCTCCAATAGCGCCCAGACACTGGCCTCTGACCTCGTTGCCGCCTCGGACCTTTATGCCGGGCTTAGTGAAACCGTACTGCCTACGGGCCCTCAGCCCACAACAGGCAGTGCAAAATTCGCTGCTGACCTGGCCGGCACAGGTGATGTGACAGAAATTTACCCCGGCGACACCATTTATATAAGAGTTGATGATGCAGACCGGAACAGCATGGCTTCCGAAGCGGAGACAATCACCGTAACAATATCGGCCCCCAGCGGAGACAGTGAAACCGTCACAGTCACAGAAACGGGGATTAACACAGGCATTTTTACGGGTTCCATAGTTTCTTCGGGCGCTGCGCCAACAGTTAGTGACGGCACACTGCAAGTAGAGGCCATTGAAACAGCTACCGCAACCTATACAGATGCTGTTGATGCCGCTCTCAATGAAAACCAGTCACGCACCGATACACTCACCGTTTTACCGAGCGCTGATCTTGAGCTTACAAAAACGGTAAGCAACCTCACACCCAACGAGGGAGACCCTATCAGCTATCGTCTTTCTCTTATCAATACCGGCCCCAGCAATTCGTCAGGTGTGCAGGTTTACGACCCGCTGCCTGCCGGCGTCACCTATGACTCTTACAGTGGTGATGGAACCTATAACTTTTCAACAGGCATTTGGACCGTTCCCCCAACACTTAGTGGTTACAGTTCCATTCTCTCTATTAATGCAACGGTAGATTCCGGAACAGCCTATTCGACAATAACAAACTTTACGAATATTACAACAGCCGGACAACTTGATCCCATCAGTGCAAACAACTCGGATTCAGCATCGATCACTGTGGCAGGCGCCGACCTGAATCTTACGAAAAGTGTCGACAATGCAACGCCCAATACAGGTGACACGGTAATTTTCACCATTACCGTCACCAATGAGGGCTTAAACAATTCGAGCAACATCGAGGTAACGGACCTTCTTCCGGCGGGACTCTCCTTTGTGTCCTACAGCAGTTCAACGGCTTACAACAGCGGCACAGGCCTCTGGAACGTGGGCGATCTTACCGTTGGAGCAAGCAGCACCCTGAAACTGGCAGCAACAGTAACGGCAGGAAGCGGCTCACTTATAAGCAACACGGCCCATATTACCGCCACAGACCAGGCCGATCCCCATGCAGCCGACAACAGCGCTTCAATCTCTATTTCGGTAGGCGGTACCGACGTGGCTGTCACCAAAACGATCAACAATGCAACACCCAATGAGGGTGAAGGAATCTTCTATACACTTACCGTCACCAATAACGGTAATAACGATGCAACGGGGCTGGCTGTTACCGATAGCCTTCCTGCGGGGGTCACCTATCTTTCAGATTCGGGAGGCGGCAGCTACAACAGCGGCAGCGGTCTATGGACTATAGGCAACCTCGCCAACGGGGCAAACACCTTTCTAAATATCTCGGCAACAATCGATAGTGGAACGGCAGGCACTTCCATCAGTAATACGGCCTCCCTTTCAGCCATCGATCAGCTCGATCCTGTAAGCGGAAACGATTCATCCGCTGCTTCACTAACCGTTCAAAAAGCGGATTTGGCCATTACCAAGGCAGTCGATAATTCAGGGCCGAACGAGGGTGACACCATCAATTATACGGTTACCGTAAACAATAACGGCCCCAATGAAGCAACAGGAATAGAGGTAACAGACAATCTTCCGGCAGGAGTGACCTATGTTTCATACAGCTCAACTCAGGGAACCTACAATAGTGGAACCGGTCTATGGAACATCACTTCCATAGCCAATCCCGGAACGGCAGTACTTACCCTGACGGCAACCGTCGATACGGGAACGGCACTTACATCCATCACTAATACAGCCTCCCTGAGCGCAGCAGACCAGGTGGACCCTGTCAGTTCAAATAATACAGCCACAGCTTCTATCTCCGTTGGCGGTGTCGATCTTGAAATCAGCAAGAGCGTAAACAACCCTGTTCCCGGCGAAGGTGACGCCATTACCTATACCGTTACAATTGTTAACAACGGCCCCAATGATGCCGACGGCATTGTCATAAAAGATATGGAACCGGCCGGTGTCTCATTCGGGACCGTCACCGTTTCACAGGGAAGCTGGAATGGCGGTCAATCAAAGTGGACCGCAGGCACTCTTGTTAACGGGGCTTCAGCAACGATGACCATTGCCGCCACCGTCGATGCGGGAACAACGGGACAGACCATTAGCAACACGGCAAGGGTAACAGAGGTGGATCAGACGGACTACGCCCTTGCAAATAACGTTTCTTCTATCGACATTGAAGTGGGAGGTCTCGACCTCGCCATCTCAAAGACAGTGAGCAATGCCACACCGACCATCGGCGATACAGTGACCTATACCATTACCGTAAGCAACAACGGTCCGGCAGATGCAACGGGTATTGAAGTAACGGATAATCTCCCATCGGGCGTGACCTTCACTTCCTACAGCGCCACCCAGGGAAGCTTCAATAACGTAAGCGGTCTCTGGACTGTCGGCGGCATTACAGCCGCCGCTCCCAACACAGCATCGCTTTATCTCCGGGCAACTATCGATTCAGGCACAGCCGGCTGGAGCATTACAAACAGCGCCCACCTTTCGGCCGTCGACCAGAATGATTCCGATAATAGCAACGACAGCGCTTCAGACTTGCTGGTCGTACAGGCGGCCGATCTTTCCATCGTCAAAACAGCGGACAATTCTACACCCGATGAGGGCGACAGCATTAGCTATACCATCACCGTCACCAATAACGGCCCGCACGATACGACAGGTGTGGAGATCACCGATTTACTGCCTGCCGGTGTTACATACCAGTCCTACAGTTCAACCTTCGGAAGTTACAGCAGCGGACCGGGGCTGTGGAACATTGGCAACCTTGCCAAACTTTCCAGCGCTGTTTTAACAATTAGAGCATCCGTCGATAACGGCACGGGAGGATCAAACATTACCAACACAGCCTCAATAACCGCCTCCGGCCTTGCAGACACAAGCAGTGCAAACGACAGTTCGTCTTTTGTCATTACGCCCAGAGCCATGCCGCTCATCACACTGGCAAAACTGGTGGCAGCCATATCGGATCCCGTCAACGGCGGGACCAATCCCAAGGCCATTCCCGGCGCCGTTATGGAATACACCCTATCAGCAACCAACACGGGCCTCGGCGTTGCCGATGCAGACACCGTTATTATTACCGACGCCATCCCTGCCGATACGGAGTTCTACGCCTGGGATATGGGCGGATGGCCCGTCATCTTTAGCAACGGCGCTACGGCAAGCGGTCTTACTTATACCTTTACTTCCCTCGGTGACGGAGGCGACAGCATCGAATTCCTCGATTCAGACGACAATCCCATGACACCGACAGCCGGTTTTGACGCCGCTGTGGCAAAAATAAAGATTACCTTCGGCGGAAGCTTTAATGCCTCCGATGGAACAAACCACCCCTCATTCAGCCTGAAATTCAGAGTGAGGATTAAATGA